In the Balaenoptera ricei isolate mBalRic1 chromosome 1, mBalRic1.hap2, whole genome shotgun sequence genome, aggcagggaggccgaGGGCCCCCATCGCTCTGTGCCCCCACAGACCCCTGGGAAGGACCTGCTCAGGGCTCCAGTGCAGGACAGACCCACGCACTGGTCTTGGGGCCCCTTCGCTTGACCCCGGGTGTCTGGGTAACCGGTCCTGTTTTGGTTCCATAGTTCTGAGTTCAGGAACACGCCTGCACCAACAGGGTTAGCCACGAGAGGCTGACGGTGGTATCGGGGGGTCTGTGTTGgtgccctcccacctccctgggtCTCGCCGTGTGGGCAGAGCAGGGATCGTAAGGCCTGAGGTTGGCACAGGGCTCGTGGCTCGGATGCAGGGTCCCCGAGTGTGTCCAGGCAGAAGCACGCCGCCCTGGCCCTCCCTCAGCAGCTGTTTCGTGTCCACGATTGCACAGCTGTGCACGCAGCCCTGGAAGTTGATGTCTTCTCGGAAGGTCATTGCTGATCTCTCTGCTGTGTATCCTCGCCCTGCAGATAACTGGCCTTGACTTACCCAGGTGGTGCCTAAGTGATGTGCCCCGTTCACCTGAACTTACCACGGACAAGGACCCATGTGGCAGCCGTGAACCCAGCCCTGCCAAGTGCCACTTTGAGTCCACGCTGCAGGGAACCAGAGGGGCTGAGCCACCGTGCCCAGGCTGAGGGTCCGTCCACCCACAGGGCCAAGGGGCAGGAGTGGCCAGCTTGTCTGGGAAGCAACAGAGCCGAGACCCTGGCTGGGGGCACAGCTGAGAGACATCAGACCCTTCCTCTCGGGCTCATGGATCCGTTGCAGCGGGCCCTCTGCCTCAGAATGGGTGCACGGCAAGGTGGGGGACAATGGCCACAGGTGTCCACACCTGACAAACTACTACAAGCCTGTGCAGCTCTGATGAGGGTCTTTTCTGAGGCATAAATCTACGTCTCCATTTACAGACACTGATGTCTCATCATTCAACCTTCTTTAAATTTCTACTTTGTAAATCTATACCTACTGAAAACTTCAGCTTCATAAAGAGCACGGTCTACATAAGAGACAGCCCTATACGCTACTGATACCATGTAtaacatagataactaataaggacctactgtacagctcagggaactctattcagtgctctgtggtgacctaaatgggaaggaaatccaaataaGAGGGGAGATATGTATACGCAcagcagattcactttgctgtacggcagaaactaacacaacatcgtgaagcaactatattccaataaaaattaaaaaaaagaaaaaaagagaccagCAGAGGTGGCACCTGGATTCCACCCACTCACCCCGCTGCCCCATCACACTTTCTCATCCGTGACCCATGACAACAGTCACATGTGCCTCCCATGACGCCTGCAGGGCCCTCACTTTGTTCCCCCAACTACCCAAACTGCCCAGCAGGGCTCCTGCTGCTGGAGGGCACGGAAGTGTCTCTAGGGCCATTGATGGGTATGCCACCTGGGCCCTTCCGATTGGCAAAGCTTTCTCATGCCCTGAATTAGGTGGTGCCCGACACGTGCCGTTCCCCAGGCCTTCAACACAGGCGGACGGACCCTGCCTGGTTTGAAGATCGTTTACTAACAATAAGCACTCGGGGTTGCTCATGCTCCATCATCATGGCCAGATCCCAGATAAAAAGGCGGGCATATAAATTTCCAACGACAGTCTTGAAGCTTCAGGAAATGCCCCGAACCCAACCTGGTGactgctgccccctcgtggccacACGCACACCCTGCAGGTCACCCGGTGCACTGTCAGTGGGCAAGACTCCCCCGTGGGGCTTGGGGGCATCCTCAACCTGGAGGGCGCCTCCAGCTGCTGAAGGCGGGCTGGGGGTACCGGCAGGCCTCGGCGAGAGGCGGAGAGGGGACAGGCAAGAGGAGCGGCCAGGAGCAGGAGGCCACTGTCCTGGCTGGTGGCTCAGACCTCTCCTCAGCAGAGAAGGAGCCACAGGCCCACGCGCCTCGGAGGGTGCCCACAAATTAGAGGTGCAGGACGAACGGCAGGGGGAGCAGTGAGGAGGGGGTGTTCTGGTCCCAACGCCATCACCCCCGTCGATGAACGCCCATTCATCAATGCCCACGGATGGGCACTGAATGCCCATTGCCTGGGGAGCCACTGCACGTCCTGACTGTCCCGAGTCAGCAGGTTGAAGCCTCCCCCCGAGGGCGGTGTACCCGCCAGAGAGCCCCTTCCCCCCAGACGGTGCAGGTGGGGCTCTCTGGAAGCTGTTTCGGAGGGTAAGCAGCGTGCTGGCAACGCGGAGAACCAAaccatccccctgcccctccGCACCCGGGGGGACCCAGGTCGGGACAACGGCCAATACgcctcccccgcccaccccagggaTGAGACGCAGTCCACCGGAGAACACGCAGCTGCTGTAGTGtagcttgtttttatttatgtccacaaatatttcaaaaaaattacaaaatactcaAATGGAGAGAACACAGAAGTCACAATTTCTGGGTGTCTACTCTGTTTACACTGTGTTATCTCATGGCAAACTACTCATATATACATTTAGCTTCAAGATATATATAAACGTAGCAAATCAGAATGTACACTCcgctctgctgctgctgcagcgaAGTGAAGCTCAACCCGACGACAGTGAACAAGATACACATAAAACACGGAAAAGCAAAACAACTGCAAACGAAGGGAGGAAACCCAAAAGGAGACCAAGGGGTCGGGCTTCAAAGACACCGTGAAGGTCTGGGGCCTCTGGGGCCTCCGACACACGCTGCAGTTGACCAGGTGAGGGTTTCGGGTTGTGggtttttaaatggaagaatcTCAGTGCTTCACCTGGGGACATGGGGAGAAAACCAAAACCTAAGGAGAAAACGCCTTCAGACAGTTTTCAAGTACAGACTTCCAAGTACTTcagctctctctcttctttggaaATGGACGacggagagaggagagaaaagagggtAACTGAGCGGGAGGCGTCACGTTCCACCAAAAGGGAGAAAAGCAGGCGGGGGCTTCCGTGCAGGAGCCGGAAGGAAGGGGCCCAGCGCGGAGGCCGCAGAGCGCGAGCCCGCCCTGATGGCACGTCACTAGCCCCGGGGACACAAACGCCCCTGGCCAACGTGGCCACCCAAGCGATGACAAAGTGTTCATCTGAGCTTGCCTCCCCCCAAGGAGCTAAAGTTAAGGCAgaaatggaatgagagaaaacgaaagaaaaaacctacaaacatttTCAACAGACAAAACCATCCTCTATCTGTCCCAATGGAAACCGAACGTGGTTTTAGAGGACACTGGAAATGCCCTTGAGGCAAGTGTGAATCCGGAACCTGAATCTGAGCTATCGCCTGCTGGTTTCTGGGTCAAAGCGCCAGCCTCTCGTCCCGCCCCCTCTGTGGCTCCGGTCCTGGACGCGCTCCACGTCCACTGACCCCCAGGCGGGAACTCCGCGCACCACGGCAGAGAGAGCCCCCGAGAGGCTGAGAGAAGAGGAACAGAAAAGGTCACGTCCTGGCAGAAAGCGTGATCAACAGGTGCAGAATGTCCTCCCAACTTCCCCACCCTCTGCTCTGGAGAAAGTGCAACACGCCGGCAACTCAGAAAGCCGAGGCGGGCTCTCTGGGCCACCTGCTCCCAGGTGGAGCTGCCTCTCACTCCACGTCCACAGCTGTGACCCCCGTCCTGCTTCCGGGAGGAAGAGCGGGACGCCAAGTGTCTTCCTGTCCGACGTGGGTCCCTGTTCCTGGGGTAACACAGAGGCCGCCACCCGCAGCCGAACCAACTCCGGGATCTCCCTCACTCCAAAGCAGCCTCGGGCCGTGGCAAGGATGGCCTGGCCTCACAAGAAGATCCAAACGACGACACGCACGAGAAAGCAGATTTCTAACAGATCCCTTTGGCAAGCGTACGTGCTGAGTAACTTGCAGGGAATCGTTTTCTTGGATTTTCTAGAATGTTTATGAAATTGTCCAAGTATTAAAAAAGGCAGTTCATTCAGAACAATCAAATGCGTGTGCAGAGAAATCTATAAGGAAATCTACAATctgacacacagacacatgtgcTTTCGATCCCTCAGAGACAGAATGGGGGACATTGAACTCCTGCGCTCCTGGTGCAAGATGAGAGGTTCAAGCTAACAGATGTCTGCACCGCTGGCAAAGCACAAGCTGGGAACAGACAGAAGTGAAAACCAAAGCAGCACAACAAAGAAACGGTTTGTAACACTGTCCCTGCAAACCCCTGGCTGCTCCCTGCTGCGCCCAAACCTAGTCCCAAGCTTTTGCCCGTTTGTTAACTAGTAACGCCCATCTGTTCCCTTTAATTAAAGGGATaattatatataactttttattaaaaaatcaactcTGTATTCTGTCAACAGCTGGTAGGAATTCACAATTAGTGACATGGCTGGAAAAAATAGATCAGAATAGTAgtttgtggaagaaaaaaaaggctgTTCTAAAATTATTTACAGACGTAAAAAGCCATGCGCAGAACTTCCTCAAATTATGAAGATTTCCtacaatgtattaaaataaaagattttttaaaaattacagctcTTGGATTCCAAACTCATACTCTGCCTATCTGCAAACCTTGTGGGTTTTGGAACACACGCGACTGAGTGTGTCTGCACGCACAGTGAAGGGTGTGAACTGGATTCTAGCAcctactgaagaaatcaaggaaggaaaagaaaactaaagccaAACCCCAAGATTGCAGGGGAGTTTTCTGAATGTTCAGTCCAGTCCAGGCCTCACTAAGTTTCTGGGGGACTGTCATGCAGGGAGACCCAAACCAGTCTCAAGGAATCCTCTCTACAAACGAACACTAGTATGCCGATACGTTTTTAGTTGTggggtttttaaatatataaagaaatctttagaagatattctttttgcttttgcagCTCCTATTGTATGTAAAAAGTCCTGCTTCTCCCCCAAGAATTGGGGTTTCCACAGACagcattaacaaataaataactcATAACTGCTTGTCACCTTCCTTCTTCAGTCGACTGGAAagagggggggaaaaagaaacaaaacggAAGAAGTAATCAGCGTCAGGCCTGGGTAGGCCTGCAGCTGGAGGGCCCGGATGCCCTGGGCGGCCTCCACACcgctgaccccccccccccggctccCCTCCTCAAGACGGCTCCACAGGAGGCCCAagaggccgggggtgggggggtgggggggtggagccGAGGGGGAGGAGTCCGGCGCTTGTCGACACGGGGCGGGGGGCCGAGTGTGGGTGCAGccgggaggggcgggagggggtCGGGGAGGTGGGAGCctggcctccctcccagcccctcccgccTCACCTGTAATAGTCCTCCTGACTCGGGAGGTGGCCGCCATGCACGTGCGGGTGTCCGTGCAGCCACTGCTGCTCCATGGCCAGCCTCTGCAGCTCCGCCGACTGGGCGTGCATGGCCTGCAGCTGGTGGGCCGCCGACATGGGGGGTGGGATGGCCCCAGGCAGGTCTCGGGGGTAGGGGGTGCCTGCCAAACACAGAACAGCCTCTGAGACAGAAAAGCCAGGATGAGGCCGGAAGGAGCTCGGGTCAGGAGGGAGCCTCCCAAAGGGACGGGCAAGAGGCCACCTCGCCGGCAGGGAGCACCGGAGCAGAACCCccgcccagcccccgcccgcccgcaAAAGAGAAGTGCGGCTCCCgaaccccaccccgcccctgggCCCCGTCCTCCTCAGCCTGCTGACTGGTCCTCACAGAGGCCTGCCCTCAGCCCTCCTTTGAATTCGGCACCTCTGCTATCTCTTTCCTGCCCACCATCGTCCCGGCTCCTGATACACGTTTACACCCCTGACCCCCAGCTCCCTAGGGACAGGGGTCTGCCTGCCTCGTTCCCAAGTAGCCTCCCAACACTCAGGAGGTATGTGCTGAAtacatgaatacatgaatgaatggggACCGTCGCGCAGACCAccaccccagctctgccctggaccccaccccttccccaggcgCGCTCTCACCAAAAACTGGATGGCGAAGCATCTCGTGCTCATGTGGGGGCTGTCCAAGcagagggctggggagggtgCCAGGGGGATAGGGAAAGCGAGCCAGGTGCGGGCCAGCGGTCAGGGGGTCAACCAGCGGGTGAACTGGGCCTGCTGAACCTAGGAAAAGGGGCAGAAGTGCACATGCAGGTGGCGCAGGGCTCTGGGCGGTCTCTCGCCGTTTGCCCTCTTGGCGGCAACTCCCAGGGACCTGCTCCTCTCCACGGCTGGCTTCTGGTCACCAGGGCCACCAGCAACCCCGACCCAAAGTAGCTGTCGCCCTCCGCGGCCTCCCCGCCCCTACAGCGAAGCTCTGGAGAGCCGCAAAGTGAAGAGCTGGCCAcggctttcctcctcctcctcctcctcctcctcctcctcctcctcagcgcGCCCACAGGCAGAGCCTCCCCAACCTCGTTTCGTCCAGGACCCTGGATCAGCAGAGCCCGCCTGGCCGACTGCCCCAGGCCCTCCCGTGCCTTCAGGTCCACAGGAACCCCAGGGCcgctccagccctgccccagccagCGTCCCTCCTCCCAGCTCGTTGGACTGGCACCCTCCCCAGGGCTGCCTCCCGGGCCCTTCACCCCCAGGACCCGAAGGCGGCCAGCAGAGCAGGCGCTGCAGGACGGGGGCTTGCTAAGCCCCGCTCTCCGCAGACCTCTCGGCCGCGCCCCCCGGCCCGTCCTCTGCCCTTGGCTCCCTGGAGCCCCCACCTTGGTGGAGAGGGTCCtgctggtggaggtggaggtgcgAGTGGATGTGCGAGTGCTGGTGGTGGTGCGGGGTCACGTTGAACATCTGCAGCCGCGCCAGGGGATCGCTGGTCAGCGAGGCCATGCGCTCGGCGTGGATGCGCTCGGCCGCCAGTCTGTCCGGGTAGCTCATTTCAGGCCGCAGCTGGGGGCCCGCCAGGGCCAGTCTCTCCCTCTCCAAGGGGTTCAGGCCAGGGTGGAAAGACGCGAAAGGGTGGGGGCCGGCGGCGGGGGGGATGGTGAGGGCGCCGTGCCGGGCGAAGTGCTCCATGGGGTTGGCGGCCGGGTGCAGGGGGTCGAGCTCCGGGGGCTTCACCTCGAAGCCCGGCTTCATCCGCTCCCGCAGCTCGCGCTCCCGGATCTCACGCTCCCGGAGCTCCCGCTCGCGGAGCTCCCGCTCGCGGATGGTGGGGTCGACGTTGTAGAGGCCGGGCATGTGGTAGGCCAGCAGCGGGTCGGTGGGGTTGAGGGGCACGTAGAAGGGGTGGTTACGGTTGGTGGGCGACATGACGTGGGGCCGGGCGTACTCGCTCAGAGTCCGGAGGGCCGGCGTGTCGGGCCCGATGTACGGGGGCACAGCCGCGATGGTGGTGGGCGGGGGCTCGAAGGAGGGCCGCATATGGCCGGGACCACCGAGCTGGGGGTCGCCGAGGCGGCCTTCGTGCGCCGAGCTGGAGGCCTTCTGCTAAAGGAAAAGAGGCTGTGAGGGCTGGGCGCACCCAGCCGCCGGCCCAGCCAACTGGGTCCCCCCGCGCCCCAGACCCAGACCCGGCCCAGCCGAGGTCCGGGCCCTGCAGGGGCGGGGCACCCGGGGCCCGGATGGGTCCGCGTGTCTGGGACACAGAGGTGAGGTGGACGGCTGCTGTGAGGACGCCAGGCGGTGGCGGCCCACCCCCGAAGCGAGCGTGGGGACCAGCCCTCGGGAGCCCTCCGCGCAGGCTGCCAGTCCGACTCACAGCCGCTCGCTCCGCCTCCCGCTCCCGCTCCCGCTCGCGCTCgcgctccttctccttctccttctcgcgCTCCCGCTCCTCGCGCGCTTTCTGCTCGGCCTCCCGCTTGGCCTTCTCCACGGCCTCCTCCCTCTTCTTGGCCAGCTTGGATCCCGCCAGAGGCATGAAGTACAGGTCTGTCCGCGCACAGGAGTTGTAACCCCGGTCCAGGTGTTTGTAGAACCTGAAAAAGCCCCGTGTCTCGCTGGGGTCCCTGCCGAGGCCCCAGGTGCCCAGCTGTCCCTGCCCCGGACGTGCCCGGTTCCCGGGGACCCATACCTGGCCGATTGGCTGGCGTGGCTGGGGGTGTCCACCACGGTGGGCTCAGGGGACGGGCTgcgaggcaggggaggggggctctCGGGCTCCTCAGCTTCGTCCAGGGCCTCTTCCTTGACCTGGACGGTGGGGAGCGGGCAGGCTGTCCCCCCAGCTACGCTGCCTCCCGCAGCGACGGGGGCAGAGCAGGATGGCTGGGCCGAGGGGCCAGGCCCCGCCGGGGGAGTGGAGGTGGAGGAGCAAGTCGGAGGGGTGATGGGAGGAGGGCCCGCAGGGGCAAAGGGGTGCTGGGCGAACGGGGGCTGGGAGGGCACCTGGTGGAGGCCCGCAGGGGGGTGGGAGGTAGGGGCCAGGCTCTGGCTCTGGGTCAGCATGGGGGGCTgggcgggggaggagggcagaggctggCTCTGGGGCATGAGctgcaggggaggggggtgggccgAGGGCGGGTGGTGCGTGGACAGGGAGCTCAGGGGCTTCAGGGCCGGAGGGGGCGGGAGGTTGGCGTTCATGGAGAAGGGCGAGGGCCCCGAGAGGTGAGGCGGGTGCTTGTGGGCCTGGGGCGCCGGCGGCTGGGGGATGGGTGTGGTGGGCGGGGGCTTGATGTGGGGCATGGCCAAGGGCGCGGGTGGCAGGGGCTGCTCCCGAGGGGGCTGCGGGGGCTGCAACGCCGACTGAGAGGCAGGCGGCTGCAGGGAGGCGTGAGGGTGGGCCGCCGCCTGGGAGGCCTGCGGAGGGAGGCCGAAGGGCTGCGGGGGGCCTGGGTGCTGCAGCAGCGGCCCGGCCTGGAGGCCGTGAGGGCCGGGCGGGCCCTGACCGTGCagggggggctgggggtggggcgggcctGGGGTGGCGCCGGCCGGCCCGGTCAGTGGCTGCAGCGGGGGGTGCGGTGAGGGCAGCCGCTGTGGGTGCAGGGCGGGCGCCTGCTGGACGTGGGCGTGGGGAGCGGGAGCCGAGGGGGCCTGCGGCtggctggggggctgggaggtCGACGGGGAGCCCTGCGAAGGGGCAGTGGCGGCGGGTGTGGGCCCTGGCGTGGGCGGCTGGGCGGTCCCCGGCGCGGCCGAGGAGGGAGCTGGAGCGGCCCCACCGGGAGCCTGCAAAGCCGGGGGCTGGGCCTGCAGCATCTGCTGCTGGGCCGAGGAGTCGGAGTCGCTCTCGTtgtcctgggggctggggatgCTGGGGGACGTGCTACGATTGTCCTGGTCGATGTCTTTGGGGTCACTGCTGCCCTCATCGTTGACGCTGCGGCTGTCCGAGCTCTCTCCCTCGCCTTCGGACGGCGAGTTGGGCCGGCTGATCTCCTAGGGCCAGAGAGGGGAGGGCGGACGCTCTAGGGGGAGCTGGGGCGCCCTCTGCCCTGCCACACAGTGAGGTTTGGCAGATGAGGCAGCACGCGTGGCTCCGGGGACCACGGCTCCTGCCCTGACCCGGCCAGTCTCGGGGGCCGCTCTCTAGGCCCCTCCCTGGGAGACGGGACACGACCTCCGCTCAGGGAGAATCTGGGCTGGGGCTTCTCGAGGGACATTAGCTTCCACCTGTCGTCAGCGTGGCTCAGCCACAAACCTCACCTGGGTTTTTGTCTTCTTGGAGCTGGTCCTGTCGGCCTCATCTGTATCAGAGGCCACCTTCTCCCGCTGGCGCTTGGTGCTCTTGAGAGGGGACGAGGCTTCCTCCTTCAccttctgaggtgggaaagcccaCAAGGAGACTCAGGCTCAGGGAGGATGGGCCAGCAGCCTCGAGGGGGCGGGGTGACAACTGCTTGCTGACACCTGGTCCCCCGCATGCCACGCTCCATCCCCCAAAACAAGAAAGCTCTGGAAGGGGCCAGTGGACCCAGGAAGGAACAAGTATCTGGGGATAGGAAACTCAAGGCAGAGGTGGCCCCCAAAGGTCCGTGCTGGGAACCGCGTGGACCCCCATTCTTCAGGCCCCAGGCCAAGGCACTGCCGGTGCCCAGGAGGCTCCACGAATGACCGAGGGACACGGGGAAGCTGAGCACCGACTCCAGCAGCCGGGGCTTCAAGGGGAGGGTGGGGCCCAGCAGCTGCCACCACTGCCCCAGCACCTCACCTTGGCCGACTTCTTCACCGTCTCTGCTTTACTGTCGTTGCTGGAGGTGCTGGCAGCGCTGGGGGAGTTCCGGCCGCTGGAGCGGATGTCTTCATTGATGGGCGAGGTGCGACCATCAGGGCTGGCTGGCTGCTTCTTCCGACCACTGCGCAGTGTAGACATCTGCCCACCCCAACCGGAGGCTGGTGAGACTGGGCCCCAGTGCCCACACCGGCCACCTGAGCCCCGCTCCCAGGCTGGAGCCTCCAGAGCAGGTCCACCAACAGCCTCGCGTCAAATCCCAGCCCCTGGCCAACCACGGGGACCCCTGGCTGTCCCTGGCTGCACGGGGGTCACCACGGAGcgaaggaaggagggatgaaCGGGTGGGTTTACGTGGAAAAGAGAGCGATTCTCAGTTTGCACCCGAAGCGCTCGTCTCCAGGGACTGTCCTGAATGAGGCGAGCCTGGCTGAGGGCAGAAGTCACGAGGGCGGCCCTACTCTGTGCATGCCCCCGAGGGACAGTTACACCTAAAGTCAGTTTTAAGTCACCTCACCCTTTCTGTTTGCTCCATGTTAACTGCCCGCTCCTCCCACCAgatccaaacacacacacttgctGATTTCACCTGACAGGACGGAAGAGACGAGCTGTCAGATAACGCAGCTCAGCCCCTAAAACCACCAGGCCGTCGGCATGCTTCTGCAGAGCCACGGGGGCTCGGGGAGACGGGGGTACAGCAATTCACACTGGTCTACCAGCTCCCCAGGGAAGAGGCAAGGCAGGGAGAGAGCAGAGCGCTCTTCCCAGCCCCACAGGCAAAGCTCATTAGTGCCTCGGGCAAATCATTTCACCTTCGGGGGTCTGTTTCTCTACCCAAAACGAAACACACCTGCCATCCTCCTCCTGATGGGTGCAAGCCCCCAGCCTGCTAGGAACCTGGAGAAGTGGTCTGGCTGCCGGGCCACGGGGACTCACCGAGCCACGACTCCGCCGTGTCCTCATGCTATGTTTCCCACTGGGCCCATCGTCTTCCTCTTTCACAGGTTTGAACATAAATGGTGGGGGGTCCACGGGCTTCTCGATGGGGGGAAGCTCCCCGTATTTCTTGAAGTGAATGCGGCAGTCTGTACAGAGCAGGATGTTCTCCCGGCCCCCGTGGTGCCAGTCTTTGGAGGCtgtgagagggaagaggggcGGGGGTGCCGACCTCAACAACCAGCGCCCCTGGGGACAGACATCGGAGCAGGGAGGCCCTTTCATGGGCTCAGCTGACCCCGGCGTCACGAGAACCATGCAGCGCTGGGCTTGGACAAACACCTGTCACCCAGACCACAGAGGTACTAGTGTCGCCCTGCTCTCCCCCTGGAACAGAGAGGACTTCAGGACTACCCACCACCCGCGCCTCATCTcaggagacccaggaagagctggCAGCAGGCTCCCAGGGAACACAGGCCCCGACCTTGAACAAGCCTGTCCTACCCACTGGCCGGCACTCCATCCTGAACGCTAACAGGAGAGTCAAGTAAAACAAAGATCTTCAACTTTCCAAGTAACCCTGAAGACAGTGCAAATGTCAAGTCAAGGACTGCCCAGACAGGCCCCCAATCCGATCCCCCAAACACGCAGAACCGGCAGTGGCCGAGCCTGCCTGCTCCCGCGAAGGGCCCCTGCGCCCACGCCCCGCTTACTGGTGCTGAAGCAGTGGCGACAGGCGTAGCCCTTCAGCTCCTGCTCGCTGTCCTCGCTGTCGAAGTCATCCTCACTGG is a window encoding:
- the RERE gene encoding arginine-glutamic acid dipeptide repeats protein isoform X3, giving the protein MTADKDKDKEKEKDRDRDRDREREKRDKARESENSRPRRSCTLEGGAKNYAESDHSEDEDNDNNSATTEESTKKSKKKPPKKKSRYERTDTGEITSYITEDDVVYRPGDCVYIESRRPNTPYFICSIQDFKLSKRDHLLMNVKWYYRQSEVPDSVYQHLVQDRHNENDSGRELVITDPVIKNRELFISDYVDTYHAAALRGKCNISHFSDIFAAREFKARVDSFFYILGYNPETRRLNSTQGEIRVGPSHQAKLPDLQPFPSPDGDTVTQHEELVWMPGVNDCDLLMYLRAARSMAAFAGMCDGGSTEDGCVAASRDDTTLNALNTLHESGYDAGKALQRLVKKPVPKLIEKSWTEDEVKRFVKGLRQYGKNFFRIRKELLPNKETGELITFYYYWKKTPEAASSRAHRRHRRQAVFRRIKTRTASTPVHTPSRPPSSEFLDLSSASEDDFDSEDSEQELKGYACRHCFSTTSKDWHHGGRENILLCTDCRIHFKKYGELPPIEKPVDPPPFMFKPVKEEDDGPSGKHSMRTRRSRGSMSTLRSGRKKQPASPDGRTSPINEDIRSSGRNSPSAASTSSNDSKAETVKKSAKKVKEEASSPLKSTKRQREKVASDTDEADRTSSKKTKTQEISRPNSPSEGEGESSDSRSVNDEGSSDPKDIDQDNRSTSPSIPSPQDNESDSDSSAQQQMLQAQPPALQAPGGAAPAPSSAAPGTAQPPTPGPTPAATAPSQGSPSTSQPPSQPQAPSAPAPHAHVQQAPALHPQRLPSPHPPLQPLTGPAGATPGPPHPQPPLHGQGPPGPHGLQAGPLLQHPGPPQPFGLPPQASQAAAHPHASLQPPASQSALQPPQPPREQPLPPAPLAMPHIKPPPTTPIPQPPAPQAHKHPPHLSGPSPFSMNANLPPPPALKPLSSLSTHHPPSAHPPPLQLMPQSQPLPSSPAQPPMLTQSQSLAPTSHPPAGLHQVPSQPPFAQHPFAPAGPPPITPPTCSSTSTPPAGPGPSAQPSCSAPVAAGGSVAGGTACPLPTVQVKEEALDEAEEPESPPPLPRSPSPEPTVVDTPSHASQSARFYKHLDRGYNSCARTDLYFMPLAGSKLAKKREEAVEKAKREAEQKAREEREREKEKEKEREREREREREAERAAQKASSSAHEGRLGDPQLGGPGHMRPSFEPPPTTIAAVPPYIGPDTPALRTLSEYARPHVMSPTNRNHPFYVPLNPTDPLLAYHMPGLYNVDPTIRERELRERELREREIRERELRERMKPGFEVKPPELDPLHPAANPMEHFARHGALTIPPAAGPHPFASFHPGLNPLERERLALAGPQLRPEMSYPDRLAAERIHAERMASLTSDPLARLQMFNVTPHHHQHSHIHSHLHLHQQDPLHQGSAGPVHPLVDPLTAGPHLARFPYPPGTLPSPLLGQPPHEHEMLRHPVFGTPYPRDLPGAIPPPMSAAHQLQAMHAQSAELQRLAMEQQWLHGHPHVHGGHLPSQEDYYSRLKKEGDKQL
- the RERE gene encoding arginine-glutamic acid dipeptide repeats protein isoform X1; protein product: MTADKDKDKEKEKDRDRDRDREREKRDKARESENSRPRRSCTLEGGAKNYAESDHSEDEDNDNNSATTEESTKKSKKKPPKKKSRYERTDTGEITSYITEDDVVYRPGDCVYIESRRPNTPYFICSIQDFKLVHNSQACCRSPPPALCDPPACSLPVAAQPPQHLSEAGRGPVGSKRDHLLMNVKWYYRQSEVPDSVYQHLVQDRHNENDSGRELVITDPVIKNRELFISDYVDTYHAAALRGKCNISHFSDIFAAREFKARVDSFFYILGYNPETRRLNSTQGEIRVGPSHQAKLPDLQPFPSPDGDTVTQHEELVWMPGVNDCDLLMYLRAARSMAAFAGMCDGGSTEDGCVAASRDDTTLNALNTLHESGYDAGKALQRLVKKPVPKLIEKSWTEDEVKRFVKGLRQYGKNFFRIRKELLPNKETGELITFYYYWKKTPEAASSRAHRRHRRQAVFRRIKTRTASTPVHTPSRPPSSEFLDLSSASEDDFDSEDSEQELKGYACRHCFSTTSKDWHHGGRENILLCTDCRIHFKKYGELPPIEKPVDPPPFMFKPVKEEDDGPSGKHSMRTRRSRGSMSTLRSGRKKQPASPDGRTSPINEDIRSSGRNSPSAASTSSNDSKAETVKKSAKKVKEEASSPLKSTKRQREKVASDTDEADRTSSKKTKTQEISRPNSPSEGEGESSDSRSVNDEGSSDPKDIDQDNRSTSPSIPSPQDNESDSDSSAQQQMLQAQPPALQAPGGAAPAPSSAAPGTAQPPTPGPTPAATAPSQGSPSTSQPPSQPQAPSAPAPHAHVQQAPALHPQRLPSPHPPLQPLTGPAGATPGPPHPQPPLHGQGPPGPHGLQAGPLLQHPGPPQPFGLPPQASQAAAHPHASLQPPASQSALQPPQPPREQPLPPAPLAMPHIKPPPTTPIPQPPAPQAHKHPPHLSGPSPFSMNANLPPPPALKPLSSLSTHHPPSAHPPPLQLMPQSQPLPSSPAQPPMLTQSQSLAPTSHPPAGLHQVPSQPPFAQHPFAPAGPPPITPPTCSSTSTPPAGPGPSAQPSCSAPVAAGGSVAGGTACPLPTVQVKEEALDEAEEPESPPPLPRSPSPEPTVVDTPSHASQSARFYKHLDRGYNSCARTDLYFMPLAGSKLAKKREEAVEKAKREAEQKAREEREREKEKEKEREREREREREAERAAQKASSSAHEGRLGDPQLGGPGHMRPSFEPPPTTIAAVPPYIGPDTPALRTLSEYARPHVMSPTNRNHPFYVPLNPTDPLLAYHMPGLYNVDPTIRERELRERELREREIRERELRERMKPGFEVKPPELDPLHPAANPMEHFARHGALTIPPAAGPHPFASFHPGLNPLERERLALAGPQLRPEMSYPDRLAAERIHAERMASLTSDPLARLQMFNVTPHHHQHSHIHSHLHLHQQDPLHQGSAGPVHPLVDPLTAGPHLARFPYPPGTLPSPLLGQPPHEHEMLRHPVFGTPYPRDLPGAIPPPMSAAHQLQAMHAQSAELQRLAMEQQWLHGHPHVHGGHLPSQEDYYSRLKKEGDKQL